A single Paenibacillus sp. FSL R5-0517 DNA region contains:
- a CDS encoding HAD hydrolase-like protein, with protein MTKEKVLLKPEAMIFDMDGTLFQTETLLLPAYQQLFDTLRAEGHFEGETPPEERMLGSLGMLLEDIWKVVMPDASEAAHRRADELLLQLEIEGLDQGSSQLYPGVKETLQALKQQGVRLFVASNGLEDYVKGVAFAHEIMPFFEGVYSAGQYKTPSKINLVQILLEKHRIQDAWMVGDRSSDVEAGKMNGQAVIGCAYAGFGRDEELAGSDVLISDFTELLRLYDEAE; from the coding sequence ATGACTAAAGAGAAGGTATTGCTCAAACCGGAAGCGATGATTTTTGACATGGATGGTACGCTATTCCAGACGGAGACCCTGTTGTTGCCGGCTTACCAGCAACTATTTGATACATTGCGTGCCGAAGGGCATTTTGAAGGAGAAACTCCACCCGAGGAACGCATGCTGGGAAGCTTGGGCATGTTGCTCGAAGATATATGGAAAGTGGTTATGCCTGATGCATCGGAAGCGGCACATCGCCGTGCAGACGAACTGCTGCTCCAACTGGAAATTGAGGGGCTTGATCAAGGAAGTTCCCAATTGTATCCGGGTGTAAAAGAAACGCTGCAAGCACTGAAACAACAAGGTGTGCGTCTTTTTGTCGCAAGTAATGGGCTAGAGGACTATGTGAAGGGTGTGGCATTTGCACACGAGATTATGCCTTTTTTTGAAGGGGTATATAGTGCTGGCCAGTACAAGACTCCCTCCAAAATTAATCTGGTGCAGATCCTGCTTGAGAAACATCGTATTCAGGACGCCTGGATGGTAGGGGATCGTTCTTCTGATGTGGAGGCTGGTAAAATGAACGGTCAGGCGGTCATCGGTTGTGCCTACGCCGGTTTCGGCCGTGATGAGGAGCTTGCGGGCTCAGATGTTCTCATCTCTGATTTTACAGAATTGTTGCGCCTGTATGATGAAGCAGAATAA